TTCCAAATGGCATTTCGTAACCCAATATCAACCGCTGGCAACAGATTGGGTCTACCTAAGCCAAATAGCAAGAAGCATTCTACTGTCCATCTTCCTATACCCCGATAAGGAAGCAACGTCGTACTTACTTCCTCGTTATCCAGTACAGAAAGCGCAGCAAGATCTAAGTTATTCTCTGCTATACTGCGCGACAGGTCGATCACATACTCCGCTTTTCGTTTACTGAACTGCAATTTTTCCAAATCACTATAGTCTAGTACAGCTACCATCTCCGCTGTTGGGAAAACGGATAATAATTGCTGATTCCATGATAGTGACGGCGAAGAAAATGCGATGAGACGATCAATTAACGTGGCTGCAAAAGAGAGGTTTAACTGCTGACCGATGATTGTACGCATCAAACATTCATATAGAGAAGGCTCCCGTATCAAATGAAGTCCCCACCGCTGCGCAACCACTTTTGTCAAGATCTCATCTTGCTCTGCATGCTTGTAAAAAGGAGTAAGGTCCGTATTTAAAGAAAACATATGAGCTATCAATTGCTTCAGCTCATTCTCTTCTTCCTGTGAAGGCTTCCCGAATACTTGCACACGCAATACCACTTCCGGTTCATCCGACCCTGCTATCCCTATTACATAGATCCCTCCCTGGGTTGTGCGCAAGGTGCGATAAAAAAAACCATCCATCTGAATATAACTCGACTTAGAAAACGAAAGGAGGCGCCTCATCGTTTGAGCAAACGAGTAAGGCACCTGTGGCTTAAATTCCCATGTTAGCATTTACTTAAGCTCCTTTTTCTCCATCCTCCATACAGCTAATTCACCACTTCAACTTTAAAACCCTTTTTCACACCGAACTGACGTGCCTCACTCACATCTTCCATAAAGATATCAATACGCTTTCCTTGTATGGCACTGCCCGTATCTTGAGCAACAAAATAACCGAGCCCATCTATATAAACACGTGATCCAATTGGAATCACTTGCGGATCAACCGCAACTGTAATCCCCTCTACTGCTTTAGCACCACTAGAGGTAATTCCATAACCTGGGTCACCCGCTTTTTTGCCTGTTGATTCTGGACCTGCTGTATACGCAGTCAAAGTGAATTCGCCTACTGCATCCCCTCGCACCATCGCCGGCACCGCATTCGCCTCTTCACTTTTTTTCTTCTCCGAGTTTGCTTGATCCATAGATGCTGTCTTTTCTTCGTTTGATTGTGGTACTTTTAATTTCTGACCTACACGTATGAGTGCTGGAT
This sequence is a window from Mechercharimyces sp. CAU 1602. Protein-coding genes within it:
- a CDS encoding 3D domain-containing protein, encoding MLKRCLFLLCTLLLLYLSVNGMQGKEDEVEAKKKPYTLITVVKGDTVFNLAKRYQTDVDTISQLNQLVNPALIRVGQKLKVPQSNEEKTASMDQANSEKKKSEEANAVPAMVRGDAVGEFTLTAYTAGPESTGKKAGDPGYGITSSGAKAVEGITVAVDPQVIPIGSRVYIDGLGYFVAQDTGSAIQGKRIDIFMEDVSEARQFGVKKGFKVEVVN
- a CDS encoding DNA-3-methyladenine glycosylase — translated: MLTWEFKPQVPYSFAQTMRRLLSFSKSSYIQMDGFFYRTLRTTQGGIYVIGIAGSDEPEVVLRVQVFGKPSQEEENELKQLIAHMFSLNTDLTPFYKHAEQDEILTKVVAQRWGLHLIREPSLYECLMRTIIGQQLNLSFAATLIDRLIAFSSPSLSWNQQLLSVFPTAEMVAVLDYSDLEKLQFSKRKAEYVIDLSRSIAENNLDLAALSVLDNEEVSTTLLPYRGIGRWTVECFLLFGLGRPNLLPAVDIGLRNAIWKAYGYDEKPSEQEVRRLGQKWDPWGSYATFYLWDTLS